The Aureitalea marina genome includes a window with the following:
- a CDS encoding WD40 repeat domain-containing protein: MKQVTSILKFHLAFLALVFFMSMQAQTSILVKDGQDAGDEFGTAVSLSGNGQVMAVGAPYNSSGTYSNGQVRVYDKQSGFQLGPPINGASFERSGSTISLSQNGYRIAIGAIGSVRVYDFSGSDWIQVGNTLNGYQEGDFFGNAVSLSADGTRLAVGAEGSDSSAGEVRIFDLNGNTWSQVGSPIKGNPNSSLGYSVSLSTDGTTVAIGVPLEALEGG, encoded by the coding sequence ATGAAACAAGTTACTTCAATTTTAAAATTTCACCTTGCTTTTTTGGCGTTGGTGTTTTTTATGAGTATGCAAGCACAAACGAGCATATTGGTTAAGGATGGTCAAGACGCAGGTGATGAATTCGGTACCGCTGTAAGTTTAAGCGGTAACGGCCAAGTGATGGCTGTAGGAGCTCCTTACAACAGCTCAGGGACTTATTCAAATGGACAGGTAAGAGTTTATGATAAACAAAGTGGTTTCCAATTGGGGCCACCCATTAATGGGGCTTCTTTTGAAAGATCAGGCTCAACAATAAGTTTAAGTCAAAATGGGTATCGTATAGCCATAGGTGCTATTGGTAGTGTGCGTGTCTATGATTTTTCTGGATCGGATTGGATTCAAGTTGGAAATACACTGAATGGATATCAAGAAGGAGATTTTTTTGGTAATGCCGTTAGCTTAAGTGCTGATGGTACGCGTTTAGCAGTAGGTGCGGAAGGAAGTGATAGTAGTGCCGGTGAAGTGCGTATATTTGATTTGAATGGAAACACTTGGAGTCAAGTAGGCAGTCCAATCAAAGGAAATCCGAACTCTTCTCTAGGATATAGTGTTAGTCTAAGTACTGATGGTACTACGGTTGCCATAGGGGTACCGTTAGAAGCGTTAGAAGGGGGGTAA